A single region of the Podospora pseudopauciseta strain CBS 411.78 chromosome 1, whole genome shotgun sequence genome encodes:
- a CDS encoding hypothetical protein (BUSCO:EOG09261G4Z; EggNog:ENOG503NTVU; COG:U): MRPLQPLNTMNAGARDQQTFLSPSDYDADAISIRSDQDTDSEDDERQMRARNSRELRAHDRLVLMEEEELGQLVTETRRKKERERRGSGLPLPIPNPLTLFSRRLSDASRSRSASPSFHSAESVDGNDGGERRSRRKARRKAKKDRLLAEAQHGEDGELMYEMEEGGVKSGSDTGESSDRDDSDEVDRKNLLHMGAVKAKRRRSCCRWGLLYALIIVGFGILVLVAWKLSIEKKATAQTAAKLVSNGTALFAPTTIIISLDGFRADFVDRGLTPRLNAFVKEGVSPRYMLPSFPSVTFPNHYTLVTGLYPEAHGVVGNSFWDPELKEEFYYTDPKRSLHPKWWKGEPFWVTAQKQGLKTAIHMWPGSEAHILNTNPTYMDKYNGKEKLSKKVDRVLEFLDMPDDERPQVIAAYIPNVDAVGHTFGPNSTEIQLTIGKVDKMLDRIFKGLEERRLTSIVNVIVVSDHGMATTDITRVVQLEDLVDVSKIEHTDGWPLVGLRPKNPNDLQEIHAQLVERTKANPNLDVYLRDMDMPERWHFSRNDRIAPLWIVPKTGWALVKMEEMNLKEAQAKGTVYAPRGLHGYDNEHPLMRALFVARGPAFPHQPNSEVEVFQNINVYNMLCDSVGITPAPNNGTLRLPLKPIGLHSDHEFDSPAESSTQTPVLSSSTSAKPVMVNPVTASAPLVAPTATVTKTVEKTIEVDKPTAQPSSDPSGDDEGDDGKSPLDKVGDSVKGFWDWFSGKVSHWWDKVSNGDDGESEEPPENPNE, translated from the exons ATGCGTCCCCTCCAGCCGCTGAACACAATGAATGCGGGCGCCCGAGACCAACAGACGTTTTTGTCGCCGTCCGATTACGACGCCGATGCGATTTCGATCCGCAGCGATCAGGACACGGATAGTGAGGATGACGAGAGGCAGATGCGAGCGAGGAACAGTCGCGAGTTGAGGGCGCACGACaggctggtgctgatggaggaggaggagcttggccaGTTGGTGACTGAGACacggaggaagaaggagagggagaggaggggttcTGGGTTGCCGTTGCCGATACCGAATCCGTTGACGTTGTTTTCGAGGAGGCTGAGCGATGCTTCGAGATCGAGGTCGGCGAGTCCGTCATTTCACTCGGCTGAGTCGGTTGACGGGAatgatgggggggagaggaggtcaaggagaaaagcgaggaggaaggcgaagaaggaccGGTTGCTGGCTGAGGCGCAAcatggtgaggatggggagttgATGTATGAAatggaagaggggggggtgaagaGTGGGAGCGATACTGGGGAAAGCAGTGATCGGGATGACAGCGATGAGGTGGACAGGAAGAATCTCTTACACATGGGTGCTGTGAAagcgaagagaaggaggagctgttgTCGCTGGGGCCTACTTTATGCACTCATAATTGTTGGCTTTGGGATTCTGGTTTTGGTGGCTTGGAAGTTGTCAATTGAGAAGAAGGCAACGGCACAAACCGCAGCGAAACTTGTCAGCAACGGCACGGCTCTGTTCGCTCCTACGACCATTATCATCAGTTTAGACGGATTTCGCGCCGATTTTGTTGACAGGGGCTTGACACCGAGGCTCAATGCCTTTGTCAAAGAGGGTGTATCACCACGCTATATGCTGCCGTCTTTTCCCAGCGTCACCTTTCCTAATCATTACACCTTGGTCACTGGGCTGTACCCCGAGGCTCATGGGGTGGTTGGCAACTCCTTCTGGGATCCCGAGCTCAAAGAGGAATTCTACTACACTGATCCTAAAAGAAGCCTACATCCAAAATGGTGGAAGGGCGAGCCGTTCTGGGTGACAGCTCAGAAGCAAGGCCTCAAGACTGCAATACATATGTGGCCTGGGAGTGAAGCTCACATTCTCAACACGAACCCTACCTACATGGACAAGTACAACGGAAAGGAGAAGCTGTCCAAGAAAGTCGACCGGGTTCTTGAGTTCCTGGATATGCCGGATGATGAGCGCCCACAAGTGATCGCGGCATACATTCCTAATGTTGATGCGGTTGGGCACACATTTGGTCCCAACAGTACCGAAATTCAGCTTACAATTGGCAAGGTCGACAAGATGCTAGACCGCATCTTTAAGGGGCTGGAGGAACGACGCTTGACAAGTATTGTCAATGTCATTGTCGTTTCTGACCATGGCATGGCAACCACCGATATAACACGCGTTGTGCAGTTGGAGGATCTTGTTGATGTCAGCAAGATCGAACACACAGACGGATGGCCGCTGGTTGGTTTGAGACCGAAGAATCCCAATGATCTTCAGGAGATTCACGCACAGTTGGTTGAGAGGACCAAGGCGAACCCGAATCTCGACGTGTACCTCAGGGATATGGACATGCCTGAGAGATGGCATTTCTCCCGGAATGACCGCATTGCTCCTTTATGGATCGTGCCCAAGACTGGGTGGGCGCTtgtgaagatggaggagatgaatCTGAAAGAAGCACAAGCGAAGGGTACTGTCTATGCGCCACGCGGCCTACACGGGTACGACAACGAACACCCTCTTATGAGGGCGTTGTTTGTCGCTCGGGGCCCTGCTTTCCCTCACCAGCCAAAtagtgaggttgaggttttTC AAAACATCAATGTCTATAACATGCTCTGTGATTCGGTTGGGATCACCCCTGCGCCAAACAACGGCACCCTTAGGCTTCCTCTGAAGCCGATTGGTCTGCACAGCGATCACGAATTTGATTCGCCTGCTGAGTCGAGCACCCAAACGCCTGTGTTGTCAAGCTCAACATCGGCGAAGCCTGTCATGGTCAACCCAGTCACAGCCAGTGCTCCTTTGGTTgctccaacagcaacagtGACAAAGACGGTTGAGAAGACTATCGAGGTCGACAAGCCGACAGCGCAGCCCTCTTCGGATCCCTCAGGCGATGacgagggcgatgatggcaagTCCCCTCTGGACAAAGTAGGTGACTCGGTCAAAGGGTTTTGGGATTGGTTTTCTGGAAAGGTCTCGCATTGGTGGGACAAAGTCTCCAacggcgatgatggcgagaGTGAGGAGCCTCCCGAAAACCCCAACGAGTAA
- a CDS encoding hypothetical protein (EggNog:ENOG503P0YX), giving the protein MAQPMGLTLDDIVFDEATPEQQRIALELRAEACPNPHEFIERERHLTQHELTRSDCRQWVLYLKGYPRQIIASCEAIRQKILVSDGTARESYGYTIRHVFTTPVWRRLGMAAYLLRYVKERMDEDSECSVFFSDSGREYYTGLGWLAYQGKQANLILLSLPQSPPLTPIDSPPQTPGEGPRPRAPSFSYRPTGRADAVTVDLLRLEDLSLLCKHDNYQLSARFRDMPSGKKTHVAFAPTYARLELQLARAEFDAVKMTGKTITYKGAKTGNSRSWLYWAHDIPAKKLRILRIVHGVECQTKAQKVTDTQVLLEAALAEAKEWGLPRVVLWNPDEDVITGCKAVGNRNTASVKVVFDQQMGGCVPSLRWKPSEPGVPVRVIEWEDNYGYCLP; this is encoded by the coding sequence ATGGCCCAACCAATGGGCTTGACGCTCGATGATATTGTCTTCGACGAAGCCACGCCGGAGCAGCAGCGCATTGCTCTTGAACTAAGAGCTGAAGCCTGCCCTAATCCTCACGAATTCATCGAGCGCGAGCGTCACCTCACACAACATGAGCTTACTCGCTCTGACTGTCGACAGTGGGTCCTCTATCTCAAGGGATACCCAAGACAGATCATCGCGAGCTGTGAAGCTATACGCCAAAAGATCCTCGTCTCCGATGGAACTGCTAGGGAGTCATATGGTTACACCATCCGACACGTCTTCACAACACCGGTTTGGCGTCGATTAGGCATGGCTGCGTATCTGCTCCGCTATGTGAAGGAGCGGATGGATGAAGACAGTGAATGCAGCGTGTTCTTCAGCGACAGCGGAAGGGAATACTATACCGGTCTTGGATGGTTGGCATACCAGGGAAAGCAAGCTAACCTCATCCTGCTTTCCCTGCCGCAATCGCCCCCCCTCACGCCTATCgactcaccaccacagaccCCAGGAGAGGGACCACGGCCCCGAGCCCCATCGTTCTCATATCGGCCTACAGGGCGCGCTGATGCTGTCACGGTAGACCTTCTTCGGCTCGAGGATCTCTCTTTGCTTTGCAAGCATGACAACTACCAGCTCAGCGCTCGCTTCAGAGACATGCCGTCTGGCAAGAAGACGCATGTAGCCTTTGCCCCAACCTATGCCCGTCTAGAATTGCAGCTTGCCCGCGCTGAATTTGACGCGGTGAAAATGACGGGGAAGACGATCACTTACAAGGGCGCCAAGACGGGCAACTCGAGGAGCTGGTTATACTGGGCGCATGATATCCCAGCCAAGAAACTTCGGATTCTGAGAATTGTGCATGGGGTGGAGTGCCAGACTAAGGCTCAGAAAGTCACCGATACGCAGGTTCTCCTTGAAGCAGCCCTGGCCGAGGCAAAAGAATGGGGGCTACCCAGAGTCGTGCTTTGGAACCCAGATGAGGACGTGATTACGGGGTGTAAAGCGGTTGGGAACAGGAACACGGCGAGCGTAAAGGTTGTTTTTGATCAGCAAATGGGTGGTTGTGTACCGAGCTTGCGGTGGAAGCCCTCGGAGCCGGGTGTGCCAGTACGAGTGATTGAGTGGGAGGACAATTACGGATATTGCTTGCCTTGA
- a CDS encoding hypothetical protein (BUSCO:EOG09265BWR; COG:J; EggNog:ENOG503P4QE) — MAELNIGATAWRRVEVGRVLKLESGSLAAIVEIIDHKRALVDGPSSNEKLVTPRGEVSFANTLLTPIVIDKLPRGARTGTVKKAWEAAGVDAKWAATNWAKKQEKQEKRQALTDFDRFKVMRLKKQRRFEERKALAKIKSSA; from the exons ATGGCGGAACTCAACATCGGAGCGACAGCGTGGCGCCGCGTAGAGGTTGGCCGTGTTCTCAAGCTTGAGAGCGGCAGCCTCGCTGCTATCGTCGAGATCATCGACCACAAGCGC GCTTTGGTCGacggcccctcctccaacgaGAAGCTCGTCACCCCCCGCGGCGAGGTCTCTTTCGCCAACACCCTCCTGACCCCCATCGTCATCGATAAGCTCCCCCGCGGTGCCCGGACAGGTACCGTCAAGAAGGCCTGGGAGGCTGCCGGCGTTGACGCCAAGTGGGCTGCCACCAACTGggccaagaagcaggagaagcaggagaagcGCCAGGCCCTTACCGACTTTGACCGCTTCAAGGTTATGCGGTTGAAGAAGCAGAGAAGGTTCGAGGAGCGCAAGGCTCTCGCCAAGATCAAGTCCTCGGCTTAA
- the EGD2 gene encoding GAL4 enhancer protein (EggNog:ENOG503NYAS; COG:U), with the protein MANPRVEELPEEETKKTQVEELDDSSDDSDVEAGDASLPAGSTTMVHSRNEKKARKAIEKLHLTRVPGITRVTLRRPKNILFVINNPEVYKSPNSNTYIVFGEAKIEDLNASAQAAAAQQLASQSAEHDHAGHDHSHEGHSHAAKEEEEDDAEEVDAEGIEDKDIELVMTQANVSRKKAIKALKENDNDIVNSIMALSV; encoded by the exons ATGGCCAACCCCCGTGTCGAGGAACTCCCCGAGgaggagaccaagaagaCCCAAGTCGAGGAGCTCGATGACTCCAGTGACGACTCCGATGTTGAGGCCGGCGATGCCAGCCTCCCCGCCGGCTCGACCACCATGGTCCATTCGCGcaacgagaagaaggctCGCAAGGCCATCGAGAAGCTGCACCTCACCCGCGTCCCCGGTATCACCCGTGTGACTCTCCGCCGCCCCAAGAAC ATTCTCTTCGtgatcaacaaccccgaGGTTTACAAgtcccccaacagcaacacctACAT TGTGTTCGGTGAGGCCAAGATTGAAGACCTCAACGCCAGCGCTCAGGCCGCCGCTGCCCAGCAGCTCGCCAGCCAGTCCGCTGAGCACGACCACGCCGGCCACGACCACTCCCACGAGGGCCACTCCCACgccgccaaggaggaggaggaggatgacgccGAGGAGGTCGACGCCGAGGGCATTGAGGACAAGGACATCGAGCTTGTCATGACCCAGGCCAACGTCTCCAGAAAGAAGGCCATCAAGGCGCTGAAAGAGAACGACAACGACATAGTCAACTCGATCATGGCATTGAGTGTCTAG
- the ATP7 gene encoding ATP synthase d subunit (COG:C; EggNog:ENOG503P34B), which produces MAARSAALKVDWAKITTSLGLRGQTVAGLQAFKKRNDDVRRKVQQLSELPTTVDFAHYRSVLKNQAVVDEIEKRFTAFKPATYDVSRQLKAIDVFEAEAVKNAEATKQKVDLELKDLEKTLANIESARPFEELTVDEVAAAEPSIDEKTAKLVSKGRWSVPGYKEKFGDLSVL; this is translated from the exons ATGGCCGCA CGCAGCGCAGCTCTCAAGGTCGACTGGGCCAAGATCACCACCTCGCTCGGCCTGCGCGGCCAGACGGTCGCCGGCCTCCAGGCCTTCAAGAAGCGCAACGACGACGTCCGCCGCAAGGTCCAGCAGCTTTCCGagctccccaccaccgtcgACTTTGCCCACTACCGCTCCGTCCTCAAGAACCAGGCCGTTGTCGACGAGATCGAGAAGCGTTTCACGGCCTTCAAGCCCGCCACCTATGACGTCTCCCGCCAGCTCAAGGCGATCGATGTGTTCGAGGCTGAGGCCGTCAAGAATGCCGAGGCGACCAAGCAGAAGGTCGACTTGGAGTTGAAGGACCTGGAGAAGACGCTGGCCAACATTGAGAGCGCCAGGCCGTTTGAGGAGCTTACTGTTGAtgaggttgctgctgctgagccgAGCATTGATGAGAAGACTGCCAAGTTGGTCAGCAAGGGCCGCTGGTCTGTGCCTGGGTACAAG GAGAAATTCGGCGATCTTTCCGTCCTTTAA
- the COX16 gene encoding Cytochrome oxidase assembly (EggNog:ENOG503P471; COG:S): MSFGSKKFRSSAESNTFGARYRAMMAKRPFLLFGLPFLTVIIGGSFVLTPATAIRYERHDRKVRTMTRDEELGIGQQRRKVDMKEEYYRLAAKDLDDWEQKRVKRFKGESDGIL, from the exons ATGTCCTTCGGCTCCAAAAAGTTCCGCAGCTCCGCCGAATCCAACACCTTCGGCGCCCGCTACCGCGCCATGATGGCCAAGcgccccttcctcctcttcggcctCCCCTTTTTGACAGTCATCATCGGCGGCTCCTTCGTCCTCACGCCCGCCACCGCGATCCGGTACGAGCGCCACGACCGCAAGGTCAGGACCATGACGCGGGATGAAGAGCTGGGTATCGGgcagcagaggaggaaggtggacATGAAGGAGGAGTACTAC AGATTGGCAGCGAAGGATCTCGACGATTGGGAGCAGAAGCGCGTCAAGAGGTTCAAGGGGGAGAGTGATGGTATTTTGTGA
- a CDS encoding hypothetical protein (EggNog:ENOG503PHH9) codes for MFCGLPHHHHTSHRALRSFRSHNRLRSEAASHSTMHFRHHHSQPSSASSLARSSMESSSSSASRPSTSGGKSELSVDWDPLRLHPPLACAPVPHLPEETSSRRYQPHELRQARSMHNLRAQQHNSHTSRHNHQASTATVIYGGFDFGFDHSRSHQTSARRPPSPTPSTASDASSLDGTRDAEEWGDNFIVTPLPAPRRRPHPQHTPGQPAALSEADNFIKRGGWKRRGIVFVSDTPALAPEEETWEI; via the coding sequence ATGTTCTGTggccttcctcaccaccaccacaccagtCATCGAGCCCTCCGCAGTTTCCGGAGTCACAACCGTCTTAGAAGCGAAGCTGCCTCACATTCAACCATGCACTTCCGTCACCACCATAGCCAGCCGAGCAGTGCCAGCTCGCTGGCCAGATCCTCCATGgagtcctcatcatcttcagcaTCACGACCTTCAACGAGCGGGGGGAAATCAGAACTTTCAGTCGACTGGGACCCGCTCCGTCTTCACCCACCTCTTGCCTGCGCCCCGGTTCCACATCTTCCCGAGGAGACGTCCAGCAGACGATATCAACCCCACGAGCTAAGGCAAGCTCGATCTATGCACAATCTCCGAGCCCAACAACACAACAGCCACACATCCCGGCACAACCACCAagcctcaacagcaactGTTATCTATGGGGGATTTGACTTTGGGTTCGACCATAGTAGAAGCCATCAGACCTCGGCCAGAagaccaccctcaccaacgccAAGCACTGCTTCGGATGCCTCATCACTGGACGGCACTCGGGATGCCGAGGAGTGGGGCGATAACTTCATCGTTACGCCCCTCCCGGCCCCGCGCCGTCGcccccaccctcaacacACCCCCGGACAACCGGCCGCCCTGTCCGAGGCCGACAATTTTATCAAGAGGGGCGGCTGGAAAAGACGAGGAATTGTCTTTGTGAGCGACACACCTGCTCTGGCTCCTGAGGAGGAGACTTGGGAGATCTAA